From Helicoverpa armigera isolate CAAS_96S chromosome 17, ASM3070526v1, whole genome shotgun sequence, one genomic window encodes:
- the LOC135118026 gene encoding uncharacterized protein LOC135118026 isoform X1, which produces MNISKGGWLTVCIGDDTKAWCKACKCTLMSHKKDLVEHSKTKKHDQCLKRSNIVGQSSKMSNFFEKPLKEPRKRAELKIAAYVAEHSSIKSVDHLGILIKDLDPAAPVLKDLKLHRSKCTALIRNVISPCFLEELLEEVGDNHYSMIIDETTTIDTKKVMCVIIRFFSEKQNKIITQFYRLIEIESADATSLTDKFKAQLTADGLNTGKLLGIGVDGANVMVGEHHSFSSILKEGNPDLITIKCVCHSLHLAAENAFKTLPRFLDFLIKECHNWFSNSTKRQTEYKQIYELLYDGKTPLKINKLAGTRWLSRYEALIKILDQWDGLKLHFDMAKSRERCYTADQLSNILKSKANLLYMTFLGTYLKYITMTNKMFQATDADPLKLLEEVNNLLLTYLTILIPPAQLEKADKHSLCNYDFEKYIMDSSYMNFGYSFNEKSEGIREHELKDIKQRCKEFLIEICKQIQKRLPNNMKTLENLKLLSPKNATSQIKPDITNLAKSFKTVCNDVDSLLQEWNALHRTTWESTKTTEEFWVEVYNFKNAVGERTYGNVSKLALAILSLPFSNAVVERAFSQVTIIKDKLRNRLATATAESILRIRYTMIKGCISFNPTVKMLQRFNSEKMYGTDEACGDTETDALMEAISEI; this is translated from the exons ATGAATATTTCAAAAGGAG GGTGGCTGACAGTTTGCATCGGTGACGATACAAAAGCGTGGTGCAAGGCCTGTAAGTGCACATTGATGTCTCATAAAAAGGATTTAGTAGAACAttccaaaactaaaaaacatgACCAATGTTTAAAACGATCTAATATAGTTGGTCAGTCAAGTAAAATGtcaaatttttttgaaaagcCCTTGAAAGAGCCAAGAAAAAGAGCAGAATTAAAAATTGCTGCATATGTTGCTGAACATTCAAGTATTAAATCTGTGGATCATCTAGGTATACTGATTAAAGATTTAGATCCAGCTGCTCCAGTTTTGAAAGATTTGAAGTTACACAGGTCAAAATGCACTGCTTTAATTAGAAATGTTATTTCTCCTTGTTTCTTGGAAGAATTATTGGAAGAAGTTGGAGACAATCATTACTCAATGATCATTGATGAAACAACTACTATTGACACGAAAAAAGTAATGTGTGTGATTATAAGATTTTTCAGtgaaaaacagaataaaattattactcaGTTTTACAGATTGATTGAAATAGAATCTGCAGATGCAACTTCATTAACTGATAAGTTTAAAGCGCAACTGACTGCTGATGGCCTAAACACAGGAAAACTTTTGGGTATAGGAGTCGATGGTGCTAATGTCATGGTTGGTGAACATCACTCGTTTTCCTCTATTTTGAAAGAAGGAAACCCTGATCTGATAACTATTAAGTGCGTTTGTCATTCATTACATTTGGCGGCTGAAAATGCATTCAAAACGCTCCCCCGGTTTCTTGATTTTCTCATTAAAGAATGCCATAACTGGTTTTCAAACAGTACGAAAAGACAGACTGAATACAAGCAAATATATGAATTACTGTACGATGGAAAAacaccattaaaaataaacaaactagcTGGCACTAGATGGTTATCTAGATATGAGGCACTCATTAAAATTTTAGACCAATGGGATGGATTAAAACTACACTTTGACATGGCCAAATCTAGAGAAAGGTGTTATACTGCGGATCAATTGAGCAACATCCTCAAAAGTAAGGCAAATTTGTTATACATGACTTTTCTCGGGACTTACCTCAAATATATTACCatgacaaataaaatgtttcaagcCACTGATGCAGACCCTCTGAAGTTGCTTGAagaagttaataatttattattaacctatttaacaattttaatacctCCAGCGCAACTGGAAAAGGCGGACAAACATAGTTTATGTAACTATGATTTTGAAAAGTACATAATGGACTCATCATATATGAATTTCGGGTATTCATTTAACGAAAAGTCAGAAGGTATAAGAGAACATGAATTGAAAGATATAAAACAGCGCTGCAAGGAGTTTCTTATAGAAATCTGTAAACAAATACAGAAGAGATTACCAAATAATATGAAGACGTTAGAAAATTTGAAGTTACTGAGTCCGAAAAATGCGACGTCTCAAATCAAACCGGACATAACCAATTTagcaaaatcttttaaaaccgTCTGTAATGATGTCGACTCCTTGCTACAGGAATGGAACGCCTTACACAGAACTACCTGGGAATCGACAAAAACTACTGAGGAATTCTGGGTGGAAgtgtacaattttaaaaatgctGTGGGTGAGAGAACCTACGGAAATGTTAGCAAATTGGCATTAGCCATTTTATCATTACCTTTCTCCAACGCAGTGGTGGAAAGAGCCTTTTCTCAAGTGACTATCATTAAAGATAAATTGAGAAATCGATTGGCCACCGCCACTGCGGAATCAATCTTAAGAATAAGATATACAATGATAAAAGGCTGTATAAGTTTTAATCCCACTGTCAAGATGCTACAGAGATTCAACTCTGAAAAAATGTATGGCACTGATGAAGCATGTGGAGATACAGAAACAGATGCATTAATGGAAGCAATTTCtgaaatttaa
- the LOC135118026 gene encoding uncharacterized protein LOC135118026 isoform X2 — protein MSHKKDLVEHSKTKKHDQCLKRSNIVGQSSKMSNFFEKPLKEPRKRAELKIAAYVAEHSSIKSVDHLGILIKDLDPAAPVLKDLKLHRSKCTALIRNVISPCFLEELLEEVGDNHYSMIIDETTTIDTKKVMCVIIRFFSEKQNKIITQFYRLIEIESADATSLTDKFKAQLTADGLNTGKLLGIGVDGANVMVGEHHSFSSILKEGNPDLITIKCVCHSLHLAAENAFKTLPRFLDFLIKECHNWFSNSTKRQTEYKQIYELLYDGKTPLKINKLAGTRWLSRYEALIKILDQWDGLKLHFDMAKSRERCYTADQLSNILKSKANLLYMTFLGTYLKYITMTNKMFQATDADPLKLLEEVNNLLLTYLTILIPPAQLEKADKHSLCNYDFEKYIMDSSYMNFGYSFNEKSEGIREHELKDIKQRCKEFLIEICKQIQKRLPNNMKTLENLKLLSPKNATSQIKPDITNLAKSFKTVCNDVDSLLQEWNALHRTTWESTKTTEEFWVEVYNFKNAVGERTYGNVSKLALAILSLPFSNAVVERAFSQVTIIKDKLRNRLATATAESILRIRYTMIKGCISFNPTVKMLQRFNSEKMYGTDEACGDTETDALMEAISEI, from the coding sequence ATGTCTCATAAAAAGGATTTAGTAGAACAttccaaaactaaaaaacatgACCAATGTTTAAAACGATCTAATATAGTTGGTCAGTCAAGTAAAATGtcaaatttttttgaaaagcCCTTGAAAGAGCCAAGAAAAAGAGCAGAATTAAAAATTGCTGCATATGTTGCTGAACATTCAAGTATTAAATCTGTGGATCATCTAGGTATACTGATTAAAGATTTAGATCCAGCTGCTCCAGTTTTGAAAGATTTGAAGTTACACAGGTCAAAATGCACTGCTTTAATTAGAAATGTTATTTCTCCTTGTTTCTTGGAAGAATTATTGGAAGAAGTTGGAGACAATCATTACTCAATGATCATTGATGAAACAACTACTATTGACACGAAAAAAGTAATGTGTGTGATTATAAGATTTTTCAGtgaaaaacagaataaaattattactcaGTTTTACAGATTGATTGAAATAGAATCTGCAGATGCAACTTCATTAACTGATAAGTTTAAAGCGCAACTGACTGCTGATGGCCTAAACACAGGAAAACTTTTGGGTATAGGAGTCGATGGTGCTAATGTCATGGTTGGTGAACATCACTCGTTTTCCTCTATTTTGAAAGAAGGAAACCCTGATCTGATAACTATTAAGTGCGTTTGTCATTCATTACATTTGGCGGCTGAAAATGCATTCAAAACGCTCCCCCGGTTTCTTGATTTTCTCATTAAAGAATGCCATAACTGGTTTTCAAACAGTACGAAAAGACAGACTGAATACAAGCAAATATATGAATTACTGTACGATGGAAAAacaccattaaaaataaacaaactagcTGGCACTAGATGGTTATCTAGATATGAGGCACTCATTAAAATTTTAGACCAATGGGATGGATTAAAACTACACTTTGACATGGCCAAATCTAGAGAAAGGTGTTATACTGCGGATCAATTGAGCAACATCCTCAAAAGTAAGGCAAATTTGTTATACATGACTTTTCTCGGGACTTACCTCAAATATATTACCatgacaaataaaatgtttcaagcCACTGATGCAGACCCTCTGAAGTTGCTTGAagaagttaataatttattattaacctatttaacaattttaatacctCCAGCGCAACTGGAAAAGGCGGACAAACATAGTTTATGTAACTATGATTTTGAAAAGTACATAATGGACTCATCATATATGAATTTCGGGTATTCATTTAACGAAAAGTCAGAAGGTATAAGAGAACATGAATTGAAAGATATAAAACAGCGCTGCAAGGAGTTTCTTATAGAAATCTGTAAACAAATACAGAAGAGATTACCAAATAATATGAAGACGTTAGAAAATTTGAAGTTACTGAGTCCGAAAAATGCGACGTCTCAAATCAAACCGGACATAACCAATTTagcaaaatcttttaaaaccgTCTGTAATGATGTCGACTCCTTGCTACAGGAATGGAACGCCTTACACAGAACTACCTGGGAATCGACAAAAACTACTGAGGAATTCTGGGTGGAAgtgtacaattttaaaaatgctGTGGGTGAGAGAACCTACGGAAATGTTAGCAAATTGGCATTAGCCATTTTATCATTACCTTTCTCCAACGCAGTGGTGGAAAGAGCCTTTTCTCAAGTGACTATCATTAAAGATAAATTGAGAAATCGATTGGCCACCGCCACTGCGGAATCAATCTTAAGAATAAGATATACAATGATAAAAGGCTGTATAAGTTTTAATCCCACTGTCAAGATGCTACAGAGATTCAACTCTGAAAAAATGTATGGCACTGATGAAGCATGTGGAGATACAGAAACAGATGCATTAATGGAAGCAATTTCtgaaatttaa